One Peptococcus niger genomic window carries:
- a CDS encoding pyridoxal-phosphate-dependent aminotransferase family protein produces the protein MQIDHKQLFIPGPTEVLPDVLDEMARPLIGHRTKEISALQKAITEKLQKVFYTENLVLLSTSSGSGLMEASVRSCTAKRSLCCAMGDFGKRWYKMAVANNVPADLLEVDLGKHVPAEAIREALATGQYDLLTTTHSETATGVANNLEEIAEVVRDFPEIVWCVDGVSSAGGMKIEVDRLGIDILLTSTHKALALPPGMAVCTMSQKAYDRTAEVDHRGVYFDLRAIYDRITKKNYQYPSTPNVSLMYAMDKQLDHILAEGLDARFARHQAMADRCRAWAKEHFDLFPEEGYMATTLTVILNTRGISVADLNKALGERGKTMSNGYGDLKEKTFRIAHLGEVTMDDLNALLADIEDILGL, from the coding sequence ATGCAAATTGACCACAAACAACTGTTTATTCCGGGGCCGACCGAAGTGCTGCCGGACGTGCTTGATGAAATGGCACGTCCCCTCATCGGTCACCGCACCAAAGAAATTTCCGCTTTGCAAAAAGCCATTACCGAAAAATTACAGAAAGTTTTCTATACCGAGAACCTGGTGCTCCTGTCCACCTCGTCGGGCAGCGGCCTGATGGAAGCCTCCGTCCGCTCCTGTACCGCCAAACGGTCCCTGTGCTGCGCCATGGGCGACTTTGGCAAGCGCTGGTACAAAATGGCGGTGGCCAACAACGTGCCGGCCGATTTATTGGAAGTTGACCTGGGCAAGCACGTGCCGGCGGAAGCCATTCGCGAGGCCCTGGCCACCGGCCAATACGACCTGCTCACCACCACCCACAGCGAAACGGCCACCGGGGTGGCGAATAATTTAGAAGAAATCGCCGAAGTCGTCCGGGACTTTCCGGAAATCGTCTGGTGCGTGGACGGCGTCTCTTCTGCCGGCGGGATGAAAATTGAAGTGGACCGGTTGGGCATCGACATTCTTCTGACCTCCACCCACAAGGCCCTGGCCCTGCCGCCGGGCATGGCCGTCTGCACCATGAGCCAAAAGGCCTACGACCGCACAGCGGAAGTTGACCACCGCGGCGTTTATTTCGATTTGCGGGCCATTTATGACCGCATCACTAAGAAGAACTACCAGTATCCGTCCACCCCGAATGTCAGCCTGATGTACGCCATGGACAAGCAGCTGGACCACATTTTAGCCGAGGGGCTGGACGCTCGTTTTGCCCGCCACCAGGCCATGGCCGACCGTTGCCGTGCCTGGGCGAAGGAGCATTTTGACCTCTTCCCGGAAGAAGGCTATATGGCCACCACCCTGACCGTTATCCTGAACACCCGTGGCATTTCAGTGGCGGACTTGAACAAGGCCCTGGGCGAACGGGGCAAAACCATGTCCAACGGTTACGGCGACTTAAAAGAAAAAACCTTCCGCATTGCGCACCTGGGCGAAGTCACCATGGACGATTTAAATGCGCTTCTGGCGGATATTGAAGATATTCTCGGCTTATAA
- a CDS encoding GNAT family N-acetyltransferase, with the protein MSDTIRRLLFHSKPDRPEILYEDLATDDLQLVLTRYSYGSAYVARLPCWFFSIYNQDRDLMGMCDLRWGWAEEIAYAGHIGYRIFPSYRGHGYAQAAARLLLGFAYRLKMETVLITCDPDNAPSRRTLENLKGRFDGIAEVPRGTPAWRSGDREKCQFWYKTANYKLD; encoded by the coding sequence ATGAGCGATACCATCAGACGGCTGCTGTTCCACAGCAAACCCGACCGGCCCGAAATTTTATACGAAGACCTGGCCACCGATGACCTGCAATTGGTCCTGACCCGGTACAGCTACGGCTCTGCCTATGTGGCCCGTCTGCCCTGCTGGTTCTTTTCGATTTACAACCAGGACCGGGACCTGATGGGCATGTGCGACCTGCGCTGGGGCTGGGCGGAAGAAATCGCCTATGCGGGACACATCGGTTACCGCATTTTTCCCAGCTATCGCGGCCACGGCTACGCCCAGGCGGCGGCCCGCCTCCTCTTGGGCTTCGCCTATCGCCTGAAGATGGAAACGGTCCTCATCACCTGTGACCCGGACAACGCCCCCTCCCGGCGGACCCTGGAAAATCTCAAGGGCCGGTTTGACGGCATCGCCGAGGTCCCGCGCGGCACCCCCGCTTGGCGGAGCGGCGATCGTGAAAAATGTCAATTCTGGTATAAAACCGCCAACTACAAGCTGGATTAA
- a CDS encoding D-2-hydroxyacid dehydrogenase, with translation MKILITDGLAKDAIAALQEFAEVDEHFYEPDALGEALKDYDAVIIRSATQIRQAQIDIAKTGQLKLIVRAGVGIDNIDHAYAKDQGIHVRNTPSANANAMAELTLAQLFAVSRFIAAANVTMRKGEWNKKNYRGVELAGKTLGLIGFGHTARLLADKCAALGMDILYYDIVGADDQVPYTYADMADLIQKADFITLHTPASKDGKPLLDGGAIASMKDGVRLVNCARGGLIDEAALLEALTTGKVAAAGLDVFVGEPDVNLDLVNHPNVSVTPHLGAQTYEAQTRVGKEVVDVVKEELC, from the coding sequence ATGAAAATATTGATTACCGACGGCCTGGCAAAGGATGCCATTGCCGCCTTACAAGAATTTGCAGAGGTTGACGAACACTTTTACGAACCGGACGCCCTGGGCGAGGCCCTAAAGGACTATGATGCGGTGATCATCCGCTCGGCAACGCAAATTCGTCAAGCCCAGATCGATATCGCCAAGACCGGACAGTTGAAACTCATCGTCCGCGCCGGCGTCGGCATTGACAACATCGACCATGCCTATGCCAAAGACCAGGGCATCCACGTCCGCAACACCCCCTCCGCCAATGCCAACGCCATGGCGGAACTGACCCTGGCCCAGCTCTTTGCCGTCAGCCGCTTCATCGCCGCTGCCAACGTCACCATGCGCAAGGGCGAATGGAACAAGAAAAACTACCGGGGCGTTGAATTGGCCGGCAAGACCCTCGGCCTCATCGGCTTCGGCCATACGGCCCGTCTTCTGGCGGATAAGTGCGCCGCCCTGGGCATGGACATCCTCTATTATGACATCGTCGGCGCTGATGACCAGGTGCCCTACACCTACGCCGACATGGCCGACCTCATTCAAAAGGCAGACTTCATCACCCTGCACACCCCCGCCTCAAAGGACGGCAAGCCGCTCCTGGACGGTGGCGCCATCGCCAGCATGAAAGACGGCGTCCGCCTGGTCAATTGCGCCCGTGGCGGATTGATTGACGAAGCCGCCCTGCTGGAAGCCCTGACCACCGGTAAGGTGGCTGCCGCCGGCCTGGACGTTTTCGTCGGCGAACCGGACGTCAACCTGGACCTGGTCAACCACCCCAACGTCAGCGTAACCCCCCACCTGGGCGCTCAAACCTATGAAGCCCAGACCCGGGTGGGCAAGGAAGTGGTGGACGTGGTCAAAGAGGAACTCTGCTGA
- a CDS encoding S-layer homology domain-containing protein: PTPEAAENFKDPAWNVEGNPWDQAITKATEFKASATSSTFDKANITGIEVTKDPTTMTYTEGDKPKHDGIKVKLTDKNGNTVEVEKDKLADYGVTVTPAEDKGLTVKDNNGKPFVAKVNGKDAGGQAKELTANGKTNITVNPKNSDKDVIPFEPSDPTKPADKDDPNIPTTDDKNNPINREDYVVIGFKVSPDNSGSLTLGEQKDKAVISALVKKDSEWAKVTLPITNDGNDYTFWHWDNAPADKVAEGQVRIASFIKSGDEISPNETNPLPKDFHKVTVAKGTGVANNDLFGKTYAVKKDDTLAQDKFPTLEVSDATKYKDPAWNVTDPWTVPVADTDVTYTASATSTAFDASNVTDMTVKTQPKLDYVEGSADNGKLNLSSLVVTLTDKNGNTQDVPFAKLDDYGITADPANGTDLTVDANNGKPVTLTKGNLTATTENLQVTKPADKPTITNPAAKNEPGKDSTTVTGKTTPKTEVTVKDKDGKEIGKGNSDEDGNFSIDTNPKQNPGTEVTVTPKDGTPAKATVTEESAPAKPTIDQPYVGDKTISGTGEPDEMLVVTDKDDNLIAEIRVGKNGKWSVDVPTNKPLKKGDEITATQDGVSVTATVKAKTSSGGSSGGGSVIPSKPEPKPEKPSEGDLNKADHYQYLVGYPDGTFAPNRGMTRAEVATMFTRLLKDRPVKGKAYKVALSDVHAGDWYADTVGYAVEKGIVSGYPDGSFKPNQAITRAEFASIASRFAELTESKDLSFSDLDASYWGYKAIRLAASNGWISGYPDNTFRPEQAITRAEVTSITNRMLNRSADLDWINAHSAKVIHFSDVSAGDWFFEPVMEATMGHDFTREKDGKAEKWTGLNDKTFI; this comes from the coding sequence CCGACCCCGGAAGCAGCAGAGAACTTCAAAGACCCTGCTTGGAACGTGGAAGGCAATCCTTGGGACCAAGCCATTACGAAAGCAACCGAATTTAAAGCCAGTGCAACCAGTTCCACCTTCGACAAGGCAAACATCACCGGCATTGAAGTCACTAAAGACCCGACCACGATGACCTACACCGAAGGCGACAAACCGAAGCACGACGGCATCAAAGTCAAACTCACCGACAAAAACGGCAACACCGTTGAAGTTGAAAAAGACAAACTGGCCGACTACGGCGTTACCGTCACCCCGGCCGAAGACAAAGGCCTTACCGTTAAAGACAACAACGGCAAGCCCTTCGTTGCCAAAGTCAACGGAAAAGATGCCGGCGGCCAAGCGAAAGAACTGACCGCCAACGGCAAGACCAACATCACCGTCAATCCGAAGAACTCGGATAAAGACGTCATCCCCTTCGAACCGTCCGATCCGACCAAGCCGGCAGACAAAGACGACCCCAACATCCCGACAACAGATGACAAGAACAACCCCATCAATCGGGAAGACTACGTCGTCATCGGCTTCAAAGTCAGCCCGGACAACTCGGGAAGCTTAACCCTGGGCGAACAAAAAGACAAAGCAGTCATCTCCGCCCTGGTTAAAAAAGATAGCGAATGGGCAAAAGTCACCCTGCCGATTACTAACGACGGTAACGACTACACCTTCTGGCACTGGGATAACGCCCCGGCAGACAAAGTCGCCGAGGGACAAGTACGCATCGCCAGCTTCATCAAATCCGGCGATGAAATCAGCCCGAATGAGACGAACCCCTTGCCAAAAGACTTCCACAAAGTCACCGTCGCCAAAGGCACCGGCGTCGCAAATAATGATCTCTTCGGCAAAACCTACGCCGTCAAGAAAGACGACACACTAGCCCAAGATAAGTTCCCGACACTAGAAGTTTCAGACGCTACAAAATACAAAGACCCTGCATGGAATGTAACAGATCCGTGGACCGTCCCTGTAGCAGATACTGATGTGACCTATACGGCCAGTGCCACCAGTACGGCCTTTGATGCAAGCAACGTGACAGATATGACGGTTAAAACCCAACCGAAACTTGACTACGTCGAAGGCAGCGCCGACAATGGCAAACTCAACCTGAGCAGCTTAGTCGTTACCTTGACCGACAAAAACGGCAACACCCAAGACGTACCCTTTGCGAAGTTAGACGACTACGGCATCACCGCCGACCCGGCCAATGGCACCGATCTTACCGTCGATGCCAACAACGGCAAGCCGGTTACATTGACCAAAGGGAACTTAACGGCAACAACGGAGAACTTGCAGGTTACTAAGCCCGCTGATAAACCGACCATCACCAATCCTGCCGCCAAGAATGAACCCGGCAAGGATTCCACGACGGTAACCGGTAAGACGACGCCGAAAACGGAAGTCACCGTTAAGGACAAGGATGGTAAGGAAATCGGCAAAGGTAACTCCGACGAAGATGGTAACTTCTCCATCGATACCAACCCGAAACAAAATCCGGGTACGGAAGTGACTGTTACTCCGAAGGACGGTACTCCCGCAAAAGCTACGGTTACGGAAGAATCCGCTCCGGCAAAACCGACCATCGATCAACCTTATGTCGGCGATAAAACCATCAGCGGTACAGGTGAACCGGATGAGATGCTTGTCGTAACGGACAAAGACGACAATCTGATCGCCGAAATACGTGTCGGCAAAAACGGCAAGTGGTCTGTCGATGTACCCACGAACAAACCGCTGAAGAAGGGCGATGAAATTACCGCCACTCAAGATGGCGTTTCCGTTACAGCAACCGTTAAAGCTAAAACCAGCTCCGGTGGTAGCAGTGGCGGCGGATCCGTTATTCCGTCCAAGCCCGAACCCAAACCGGAAAAACCGTCTGAAGGCGATTTGAACAAAGCCGACCACTACCAATACCTCGTTGGGTATCCGGACGGGACCTTTGCTCCCAACCGGGGCATGACCCGGGCTGAAGTGGCCACCATGTTCACCCGTCTCTTAAAAGACCGCCCCGTTAAAGGTAAGGCTTATAAGGTCGCTCTGAGCGACGTTCATGCCGGCGACTGGTATGCCGATACCGTCGGCTATGCCGTCGAAAAAGGCATTGTCTCCGGCTACCCGGATGGCAGCTTCAAACCGAACCAAGCCATTACCCGGGCAGAATTTGCCTCCATTGCCTCCCGCTTTGCTGAACTTACTGAAAGCAAAGACCTGAGCTTCAGCGATCTGGACGCAAGCTACTGGGGCTACAAGGCCATCCGCCTGGCAGCTTCCAACGGTTGGATTTCCGGCTATCCGGATAACACCTTCCGTCCGGAACAAGCCATCACCCGCGCAGAAGTGACCTCCATCACCAACCGCATGCTCAATCGCAGTGCAGACCTCGATTGGATCAATGCGCACAGTGCTAAAGTCATCCACTTCAGCGACGTGAGCGCCGGCGACTGGTTCTTTGAACCGGTCATGGAAGCCACTATGGGCCATGACTTTACCCGCGAAAAAGACGGTAAAGCTGAAAAATGGACCGGTCTGAACGACAAGACCTTTATTTAA
- a CDS encoding acyltransferase family protein produces the protein MQKKKAYYPALETMRIIAIAGVVAYHYYPQYLPGSFIGVDIFLALSGFLLARSLQAKYEEGVPLRYGAFLLKRVKRLWWPLFWMLLLSVAFINLAAPSFLYNIRMTALSGLTFTNNWWQIQQGSSYFADFVHPSAYTHLWYVALIMQVLVVLPLVMRGGQRLLGNPYRLAGLLGLLALASALAMGVLYVPSGDPSRVYYGTDTRAFAVLIGAVGGLLSEARFGDLLGRRWPVLRRLPMGDVLTLVGLGGLMILAFHLMDQSSFTYRGGLVLAALASTVTFLGLTARSAVLGHLLSWKPLVALGNRTYAIYLWYYPVYAVSGTVPNLQKWPPVQWLILLALGLLTHSLAEGLLGRRLMVTVKAVPSLFSDGFSKASLQDGIRRWPARALALLLLVLMVLSATIGLVRAPAGKNQTVAEMQAQLAETQKKLEARQKAAAREEVAEIGAIEGLSDEQRLFAAKADVTFIGDSILLSAAQPLAEAFPKAVIDGQVGRQLNQSGEVVDRLVQDNRLAPTVVLVLGSNGPFTEEQLTALTNKLGKRKLYFVNTHVARQWQDDVNAMLTAYVKAHKNARLIDWKSLIEQHPDWLYEDNTHCNPEGAQGFMQLVVQNLYDDAGSSVGKGHKAHKSDGKSSDKGVHSSAKDKKN, from the coding sequence ATGCAAAAGAAAAAAGCGTATTACCCGGCCTTGGAAACCATGCGGATTATAGCCATTGCCGGGGTGGTGGCGTATCATTATTATCCTCAATACCTGCCGGGCAGCTTTATTGGGGTGGATATTTTCCTGGCCCTGTCGGGCTTTTTGCTGGCGCGGTCTTTGCAGGCCAAGTATGAGGAGGGGGTGCCGCTCCGGTACGGGGCCTTTTTGTTGAAGCGGGTCAAGCGCCTGTGGTGGCCGCTTTTCTGGATGCTCTTGCTATCGGTTGCCTTTATCAACCTGGCGGCGCCGTCTTTTTTGTATAACATCCGGATGACGGCCCTTAGCGGGCTGACCTTTACCAACAATTGGTGGCAGATCCAGCAGGGGTCGTCTTACTTTGCGGACTTTGTCCACCCGTCGGCTTATACCCACTTGTGGTATGTGGCGCTGATCATGCAGGTGCTGGTGGTTCTTCCGCTGGTGATGCGGGGGGGCCAGCGGCTCTTGGGCAACCCTTACCGGCTGGCGGGGCTCTTGGGCCTCTTAGCGCTGGCCAGTGCGCTGGCGATGGGGGTCCTGTATGTGCCCTCGGGCGACCCGTCGCGGGTATATTATGGGACGGATACCCGGGCTTTTGCCGTCTTGATTGGGGCGGTCGGCGGGCTCTTGTCTGAAGCGCGGTTTGGCGACTTGCTGGGCCGGCGCTGGCCGGTCTTACGCCGCCTGCCGATGGGGGATGTTTTGACCCTAGTCGGCTTGGGCGGGTTGATGATTTTGGCCTTTCACTTGATGGACCAGAGTAGCTTTACCTACCGGGGTGGTTTGGTCCTGGCGGCCTTGGCCTCTACGGTGACCTTTTTAGGGCTGACGGCCCGCAGTGCTGTTTTGGGGCACTTGCTGTCCTGGAAACCCCTGGTGGCGCTGGGCAACCGCACCTATGCGATATACCTGTGGTACTACCCGGTTTATGCGGTCAGCGGAACTGTGCCAAATCTGCAAAAATGGCCGCCGGTCCAATGGCTGATTTTGCTGGCCCTTGGACTCCTCACCCATTCCCTGGCAGAAGGGCTTTTAGGCCGTCGGCTCATGGTGACGGTAAAAGCTGTTCCCTCGCTTTTTTCAGATGGATTCAGCAAGGCCAGCTTGCAGGACGGGATCCGTCGCTGGCCGGCGCGGGCTCTGGCCCTGCTTTTGCTGGTGCTGATGGTTCTTTCAGCGACCATCGGTCTGGTGCGGGCCCCGGCGGGGAAAAATCAGACGGTGGCTGAAATGCAGGCGCAACTGGCGGAGACGCAGAAAAAACTGGAGGCCCGGCAAAAGGCGGCGGCCCGGGAAGAAGTGGCGGAAATTGGCGCCATTGAAGGGCTTTCCGATGAGCAGCGCCTGTTTGCCGCCAAGGCGGATGTGACCTTTATTGGCGATTCGATTTTACTGAGTGCGGCCCAGCCCCTGGCGGAAGCCTTCCCCAAGGCGGTCATTGACGGGCAGGTCGGCCGGCAGCTGAACCAGAGCGGAGAGGTTGTTGACCGCCTGGTACAGGACAACCGGCTGGCACCGACGGTGGTCCTCGTTCTCGGGTCAAACGGGCCCTTTACGGAAGAACAGTTGACGGCACTGACCAATAAACTGGGCAAGCGGAAGCTCTACTTTGTCAACACCCATGTGGCCCGCCAGTGGCAGGACGATGTGAACGCCATGTTGACGGCCTATGTGAAGGCGCATAAAAATGCCCGGCTGATCGACTGGAAATCGCTCATTGAGCAACATCCGGACTGGCTTTATGAGGACAACACCCACTGCAACCCGGAGGGGGCCCAGGGCTTTATGCAACTGGTGGTGCAGAACCTTTATGACGATGCAGGTTCTTCTGTCGGGAAGGGACATAAAGCACATAAAAGCGATGGAAAAAGCAGCGATAAGGGCGTTCATTCATCGGCAAAAGACAAGAAAAATTAA
- a CDS encoding acetate/propionate family kinase, whose translation MLVLVINSGSSSLKFQLLDMETEEVISKGVVERIGSRQKANITLQAKGLKVKEEQDIPNHRVAVARVVDGLLIGELSVLNSLEEIGVVGHRVVQGGTTFDHAICLDKNVISKIRQYSSIAPLHNPPALAGIVACQAHMPGIPQVAVFDTAFHHTMNQEHYMYGINYEDYEKFGVRRYGAHGTSHKYVANELAKAMGKDIRDLKLITCHLGNGASITAVEGGQVVTTSMGFTPLEGLMMGTRSGDIDAAAVLFLMEHKQMDVIQTDDYLNKQCGLLGISGISNDFRDIEAAMDEGNERATLAYNMFVLKVREYIGRYVALMNGVDGIVFTAGIGENDDRVRASICRDLDYLGIEIDESKNAGCRERRELTKEGARVRTFVIPTNEELAIARETIESLIKYPCDCLSKDDVQDDDF comes from the coding sequence ATGTTAGTATTGGTTATCAACAGCGGGAGTTCTTCTTTGAAGTTCCAATTGCTGGACATGGAAACCGAAGAAGTGATCTCTAAAGGCGTTGTTGAAAGAATCGGCTCTCGTCAGAAAGCCAACATTACCTTGCAGGCCAAGGGCTTGAAGGTGAAAGAAGAACAGGATATCCCCAACCACCGCGTGGCCGTTGCCCGGGTGGTAGACGGTTTGCTCATCGGTGAATTGAGCGTGCTGAATTCGCTGGAAGAAATCGGGGTTGTCGGACACCGCGTCGTTCAAGGGGGTACCACCTTTGACCACGCCATTTGCTTGGACAAGAATGTTATCAGTAAAATCCGTCAATACAGCTCCATTGCGCCCTTGCACAATCCGCCGGCTTTGGCCGGGATTGTTGCCTGCCAGGCCCACATGCCCGGGATTCCACAAGTGGCGGTCTTTGATACGGCCTTCCACCACACCATGAATCAAGAGCATTATATGTATGGCATCAACTATGAGGACTATGAAAAATTCGGCGTCCGCCGTTATGGCGCCCACGGGACCAGCCATAAATACGTGGCAAACGAATTGGCCAAGGCCATGGGTAAGGACATTCGTGATCTGAAACTGATCACCTGTCACCTGGGCAACGGGGCCTCCATTACCGCTGTTGAAGGCGGTCAAGTGGTGACTACGTCCATGGGTTTTACCCCCTTGGAAGGTTTGATGATGGGGACCCGGTCCGGGGACATTGACGCCGCAGCGGTGCTTTTCCTGATGGAACACAAACAGATGGACGTCATCCAAACCGACGATTATTTGAACAAGCAGTGCGGTCTTTTGGGCATCAGCGGCATCTCTAATGACTTCCGCGACATTGAAGCCGCCATGGATGAAGGCAATGAACGCGCCACCCTGGCCTACAACATGTTTGTCTTGAAGGTGCGCGAGTACATCGGCCGGTATGTGGCCCTGATGAACGGGGTAGACGGGATTGTCTTTACCGCCGGGATCGGTGAAAATGATGACCGGGTTCGGGCTTCCATCTGCCGTGATTTGGACTACCTGGGCATTGAAATTGATGAAAGCAAAAATGCCGGTTGCCGTGAACGTCGTGAATTGACCAAGGAAGGCGCACGGGTGCGCACCTTTGTCATCCCGACCAACGAAGAATTGGCCATTGCGCGTGAAACCATCGAAAGTTTGATCAAATACCCTTGCGACTGTCTGAGCAAGGACGATGTCCAAGACGACGATTTTTAA
- a CDS encoding enoyl-CoA hydratase/isomerase family protein: MITERQKGVGIIRLNRPEKLNALTLDDIHQMSAVLEEWVADEAISWVLLEGEGRAFCAGGDVVALYRYSMETGQFPVPFFRDEFALDRQVHHFPKPVVSLYKGVTMGGGVGLTVNADLRITDETLVWAMPETRLGFMPDVAMGWYLSRLPQADGLYLSLLGGQLDWQDALYYGFADLGIQSQDRAAVRSALLAVEADGLDYDGLVEQLQAAVAPYRQVPGVGPYRREIAPQTARYFEADHLGVLMEGLQASHEPFATQALAGLLSRSPLAVAMTFLKYFYGKNWTRDETFAVDLHLLAHLWDKEEPLKAIRATMVDKNYRPSYWRTSFGDLDWPGLHEFFSAMPVEG, encoded by the coding sequence ATGATTACTGAACGACAAAAGGGCGTTGGGATCATCCGGCTGAATCGACCGGAGAAGCTCAATGCCTTGACCCTAGACGATATTCACCAAATGAGCGCTGTCCTCGAGGAATGGGTGGCGGATGAGGCCATTTCCTGGGTGCTGTTAGAAGGGGAAGGGCGGGCTTTTTGCGCCGGCGGCGATGTGGTGGCCCTCTACCGGTACAGCATGGAGACAGGTCAGTTCCCGGTCCCCTTTTTCAGGGATGAATTTGCCCTGGACCGGCAGGTCCACCATTTTCCCAAGCCGGTGGTGAGCCTTTACAAGGGGGTGACCATGGGGGGTGGTGTCGGTCTGACGGTGAATGCGGACCTGCGGATTACCGATGAGACCCTGGTCTGGGCCATGCCGGAAACCCGGCTGGGCTTTATGCCGGATGTGGCCATGGGCTGGTATCTTTCGCGGCTTCCTCAAGCGGACGGCCTCTACCTCTCCCTTTTGGGCGGTCAATTGGATTGGCAGGATGCCCTTTATTACGGCTTTGCCGACCTGGGCATCCAGAGCCAGGATAGGGCGGCTGTCCGGTCGGCCTTACTGGCTGTGGAGGCTGATGGGTTGGATTACGATGGCCTTGTAGAGCAATTACAGGCCGCTGTAGCCCCTTATCGCCAGGTACCGGGGGTAGGGCCCTATCGACGGGAAATAGCGCCTCAGACGGCCCGTTATTTTGAGGCAGACCACTTGGGGGTCTTGATGGAAGGCCTGCAGGCCTCCCACGAACCTTTTGCGACCCAGGCCTTGGCCGGCTTGCTGTCGCGGAGCCCCTTGGCGGTGGCGATGACCTTCCTCAAGTACTTTTACGGCAAAAATTGGACGCGAGATGAGACCTTTGCGGTGGACCTGCACTTGCTGGCGCATTTGTGGGACAAAGAAGAACCCCTGAAGGCCATCCGGGCGACCATGGTGGATAAAAATTATCGGCCGTCCTACTGGCGCACCTCTTTTGGCGACTTGGACTGGCCCGGCTTGCACGAGTTTTTTTCAGCCATGCCGGTAGAGGGCTAA
- the mltG gene encoding endolytic transglycosylase MltG: MPEVSSERLERRCAERAARRKRRRKRRFKIGCSAFLLLILLAFVAVGVRMIQVNQNTQEMEADKKPAISVTIEEGEKVSDIAAKLEKEGVIKNAGLFKLYVRVKNEGADFKAGTHMFAEKMSMKAVVKELKNASGGGAGVVKILVREGTTLKEIAAAVEKATGIPKKEFMAQVTDKAFVKKMVDRHPDLLTDVASSEGVRYTLEGYLFPATYDYNLKEGLPSLITQMVDKCAEVVKPFEADIQASGHSVNEIMAMASLIEKEGVTTKDRQQISSVFYNRIAQGMPIQSDISILYALGTHKEVVTFKDLEVDSPYNLYKNKGLPPGPMNCPSEEAIDAAVHPADTNYIYFYADLKTGKVYFTDDYEQHLAWQEEYEKNGTIAG, encoded by the coding sequence ATGCCGGAAGTATCCAGCGAGCGCCTTGAGCGCCGTTGCGCCGAACGCGCGGCCCGTCGCAAACGTCGGCGGAAGCGGCGTTTTAAGATTGGCTGCAGCGCATTTCTCTTACTCATCCTCTTGGCCTTTGTTGCCGTCGGGGTGCGTATGATTCAAGTTAATCAGAATACCCAGGAGATGGAAGCGGACAAGAAACCGGCCATTTCCGTAACCATTGAAGAGGGTGAAAAGGTTAGCGATATCGCCGCTAAACTGGAAAAAGAAGGCGTGATTAAAAACGCAGGTCTTTTTAAACTTTATGTCCGGGTGAAAAACGAAGGGGCCGACTTTAAGGCTGGGACCCACATGTTTGCCGAAAAGATGTCTATGAAAGCCGTAGTTAAGGAGCTGAAAAACGCTTCAGGTGGTGGTGCCGGCGTGGTCAAAATCCTGGTCCGTGAAGGCACAACCCTTAAAGAAATTGCCGCAGCGGTGGAAAAGGCCACCGGCATTCCCAAGAAAGAATTTATGGCCCAGGTGACGGATAAGGCCTTCGTCAAGAAAATGGTGGACCGTCATCCGGATTTGTTGACTGATGTTGCCTCCTCTGAGGGCGTCCGTTATACGCTGGAAGGCTATCTCTTCCCGGCGACCTACGATTATAATTTAAAAGAGGGGTTGCCGTCGCTGATTACCCAGATGGTGGACAAGTGCGCGGAAGTGGTCAAGCCCTTTGAGGCAGACATTCAAGCCTCCGGCCATTCAGTGAATGAAATCATGGCCATGGCCTCTTTGATTGAAAAAGAAGGGGTTACGACCAAGGACCGGCAGCAGATTTCCTCTGTTTTTTACAATCGGATTGCGCAGGGGATGCCCATCCAGTCGGATATTTCCATTCTTTATGCCCTAGGGACCCACAAAGAAGTGGTTACCTTTAAAGATTTGGAAGTGGATTCGCCCTACAACCTGTATAAGAACAAGGGCTTGCCGCCGGGCCCGATGAATTGCCCGTCGGAAGAGGCCATTGACGCCGCCGTTCACCCGGCGGATACGAACTATATTTACTTCTATGCCGACCTGAAAACCGGTAAGGTTTACTTTACCGATGATTATGAGCAACACCTGGCCTGGCAGGAAGAGTATGAAAAGAACGGCACCATTGCCGGATGA
- the scfA gene encoding six-cysteine ranthipeptide SCIFF, with amino-acid sequence MAKRIKTISKQQLQKTLKTGGCGECQTSCQSACKTSCTVGNQVCKH; translated from the coding sequence ATGGCAAAACGCATTAAAACGATCAGCAAACAACAGCTGCAGAAAACATTGAAAACCGGTGGCTGCGGTGAATGCCAGACCTCTTGTCAGTCTGCTTGCAAAACCAGCTGCACCGTTGGGAACCAAGTCTGCAAACACTAA